One window of the Salvia splendens isolate huo1 chromosome 1, SspV2, whole genome shotgun sequence genome contains the following:
- the LOC121753669 gene encoding histone deacetylase complex subunit SAP18-like, whose amino-acid sequence MAEIQRRPGRGPMAPSGRGLPPPPAARPPPRPEPVDREKTCPLLLRVFTKVGGHHTDEDFAVRGKEPKDEVQIYTWMDATLRELTDLVKEVAPEARRRDAMLSFAFVYPDKRGRFVVREVGRTFSYPNARRPDSGSKALGDLSFQIGDYLDVAITLPQ is encoded by the exons ATGGCAGAAATTCAGAGAAGACCGGGAAGAGGCCCCATGGCTCCGTCGGGAAGAGGCCTGCCTCCGCCTCCAGCTGCCAGGCCCCCGCCTCGCCCTGAACCTGTCGATCGTGAGAAG ACTTGTCCACTATTGCTTCGAGTTTTCACCAAG GTTGGAGGCCATCATACTGATGAAGATTTTGCAGTGAGGGGCAAGGAGCCCAAAGATGAGGTCCAAATATATACATGGATGGATGCAACCTTGCGTGAATTGACTGATCTG GTTAAAGAGGTAGCTCCTGAAGCAAGAAGAAGAGATGCTATGCTGTCCTTTGCTTTTGTCTATCCTGATAAACGTGGTCGTTTTGTTGTTAGAGAG GTGGGGAGAACATTTTCTTACCCTAACGCAAGGCGGCCTGATAGCGGAAGCAAGGCACTGGGTGATCTTAGCTTTCAG ATAGGTGATTACTTGGATGTGGCAATCACCCTGCCTCAGTGA
- the LOC121753680 gene encoding transcription factor bHLH110-like, whose amino-acid sequence MESANSHHHHQDQLLGSSLPNYATPWPPSSFLNSNCLSETKQQENSSHTSMEMGFSNWSNNHSDQDLQHYYRKYSDILSCGGRGGGGGDEQTQRNQHQQQHSSDLQQNDVATKFLLKSFSSYGKMNSPEFYSGNSVNHTRQIFPAEYSSLINPAPGSLDMNLEALDLLASSRFTANFPPAAASHSQIGILRDEFSSYGLDQMHQSLQIPFYGSNKVSSVSSNGVVTEAKRNTNKMEPKSQIQKPPKKSRLEARSSIPPFKVRKEKLGDRIAALQQLVAPFGKTDTASVLMEAIGYIKFLQTQVETLSVPYMKASRNKTNRVTKGGAVDENGSYEEAKGDLKSRGLCLVPLSCLSYITDSGGGAAVWPPPHFGGAT is encoded by the exons ATGGAGTCTGCAAACAGCCATCATCACCACCAAGATCAACTCCTTGGCTCTTCTCTACCTAACTATGCCACTCCTTGGCCTCCCTCTTCCTTCTT GAATTCCAATTGCTTGAGTGAAACGAAGCAGCAGGAGAATTCATCACACACATCCATGGAAATGGGATTCAGCAATTGGAGCAACAATCACTCCGACCAAGATCTGCAGCATTACTACCGCAAATACTCGGACATACTGAGCTGCGggggaagaggaggaggcggcggcgacgagcAAACCCAAAGAAACCAGCATCAGCAGCAGCATAGCTCTGATCTGCAGCAAAACGACGTCGCAACGAAGTTTCTGCTGAAATCATTCTCCTCGTACGGGAAGATGAATTCGCCGGAATTTTACTCCGGCAATAGTGTTAACCACACGAGGCAGATTTTTCCGGCCGAGTATTCGAGCCTGATCAATCCAGCGCCGGGATCTTTGGATATGAATTTGGAGGCGTTGGATCTCCTGGCGTCGTCTAGGTTTACGGCCAATTTTCCGCCGGCGGCGGCTTCGCACAGTCAGATTGGGATTTTGAGGGATGAGTTTTCTAGTTATGGTTTGGATCAGATGCACCAATCCCTTCAGATCCCATTTTATGGCTCTAATAAG GTGTCATCAGTTTCAAGCAATGGAGTAGTAACAGAAGCAAAACGCAACACCAACAAAATGGAGCCAAAGTCGCAAATTCAAAAACCGCCTAAGAAATCGCGGTTAGAAGCGCGATCTTCTATCCCTCCATTTAAG GTGAGAAAAGAGAAATTGGGAGATAGAATTGCAGCACTTCAACAATTGGTAGCACCTTTTGGCAAg ACAGACACAGCATCGGTACTAATGGAGGCCATTGGATACATCAAATTTCTACAGACACAAGTAGAG ACTTTAAGCGTTCCTTATATGAAGGCCTCACGGAACAAGACCAATAGAGTAACAAAAGGG GGTGCAGTTGATGAGAATGGAAGCTACGAAGAAGCAAAGGGTGACCTGAAAAGCCGAGGGTTGTGTTTGGTCCCATTATCGTGCTTGTCTTACATAACCGACAGTGGCGGTGGCGCAGCCGTTTGGCCGCCGCCTCACTTTGGCGGCGCCACCTAG
- the LOC121792247 gene encoding uncharacterized protein LOC121792247 — protein MSECYNNVLRGVRELPIRALVDLTFWRTVKWWAEKKTTIEHTEGELTPWARDRLAKNDSKGRKHYITVIDRDLGKYHVRTRGRIVQGVSKGNNVQIVRYLESSCSCGKWQMWRIPCSHACAVARDRGHVMIDLIDEKYYLGTWRSQYYSEVSFDAPRHEEYWVAPSWKLCITPQQLIPRTRGRVRRRRILNQMDVQEEDEPRAPRRCRNCGIEGHDRRNCSAGAVQ, from the coding sequence ATGTCGGAGTGCTACAATAACGTCTTGAGGGGTGTGAGAGAGTTGCCGATTAGAGCGTTGgttgatttgacattttggaGGACGGTAAAATGGTGGGCGGAGAAGAAGACAACAATAGAACACACCGAAGGTGAATTAACCCCATGGGCGAGGGACAGACTTGCTAAGAATGACTCAAAGGGGCGAAAACATTACATCACTGTCATTGACCGAGATCTAGGGAAGTACCATGTCCGAACTCGAGGAAGAATCGTACAAGGAGTGTCAAAGGGCAACAATGTTCAAATAGTCAGGTATTTGGAATCGAGTTGCAGTTGTggtaagtggcagatgtggagaatcCCTTGTTCGCATGCTTGTGCGGTTGCTAGAGACAGAGGTCATGTTATGATTGACCTCATAGATGAGAAGTACTACCTAGGTACATGGAGATCACAGTACTATAGTGAAGTTTCATTTGATGCACCAAGACATGAAGAGTATTGGGTTGCACCTTCATGGAAATTGTGCATCACCCCTCAGCAGTTGATTCCTAGAACGCGTGGCCGAGTTAGAAGAAGGAGGATActtaatcaaatggatgtccaGGAGGAGGATGAACCGAGAGCTCCCCGTCGTTGCAGAAATTGCGGGATAGAGGGGCATGACCGAAGAAATTGCTCAGCCGGTGCCGTTCAGTAA
- the LOC121801001 gene encoding bZIP transcription factor 44-like, whose protein sequence is MATSSVTSSDSPPVMDQRKRKRMQSNRESARRSRMRKQKHLDDLMALAAQLRKENAMIRSSIGATAERCVSVEAENSVLAAQMMELTHRLGSLNEILSCIGSVSAAAAVGGGGGCMFQSEEFQVGDGAPWNSVGLSHHPIMAEMFDY, encoded by the coding sequence atGGCGACATCGAGCGTGACTTCGTCGGATTCGCCGCCGGTGATGGACCAGAGGAAGCGGAAGCGGATGCAATCGAACCGCGAATCGGCGCGGCGGTCGAGGATGCGGAAGCAGAAGCACCTGGACGATCTGATGGCGCTGGCGGCGCAGCTGAGGAAGGAGAACGCGATGATCCGGAGCAGCATCGGCGCCACCGCAGAGCGCTGCGTCAGTGTGGAGGCGGAGAACTCGGTGCTGGCCGCGCAAATGATGGAGCTGACGCATAGGCTCGGATCTCTCAATGAAATATTGAGCTGCATCGGTTCGGTTAGCGCCGCCGCTGccgtcggcggcggcggaggatgCATGTTTCAGTCGGAGGAGTTTCAGGTTGGTGATGGTGCGCCGTGGAACTCGGTGGGGCTGAGCCACCACCCAATCATGGCGGAGATGTTTGATTATTGA